ACTCACAAGGGAGCAAAAATAAGTGAGCAAATGGGAGGGCTGCAGGAATCCCCGTCAGTGAGCGCACGGCAGAATGACCTCATGGACATGGGTGTTTAAACCCTCACGGCTTTTACTGAGTCGAGGTTTGACATCCAATCTCTGGTAACTAAAAGAGACGGGAAGTAAGAAGCCCCAAATGGAAAATTACTGCTAAATAAACCGTGCTTAGCTAATTACCTATAATGCTATCAAGAGGTGCCTACTCGTAACATAGGCACTTGGGCGAAGGTGTGGGAACGGCCCGAAAGCCACCGTTGCCCACAAGGGATAAAGCTTGAATTTGTGAGCACGTGTgaaattgctgcttttctgggTCTGCGGGTCCctcccgcaggtgggacccctctgccaGCCTCCCCTGGGCATCCAAACAGGTGGGAAACACTTGCTTTTGGGCGGACCTTCAACTGGTGAAGATCTCAGCTCCACCCGGCTCTCCTGCAGGAGAACCTTCCCAGCAAGTCTCCTTCTCCCTGGACCAAGCCGGGTCCAATCTTTCACTGAGGGGAAGGCCTGCCCCAGGCTAATGCCACCGGACTCAGCCAGGATGCCAAGACAAAATCCTCTGCAGTCAGGATAAACTTGGCAAACAAGATAAACTTTAGATGGAGCTAAAACCGAATGATTCTCTAACAAACAGCAGTTTTACTTAAGCTTGAAGTAATCGTAGTGGGCAGCTCACTTACGTAGCTTGGTATTAAAATTCTTCCCAGCTGTATTGCTATCTACTTCTGACGAATACCAAGTAGCGTAGCATCTTACTTAATTTCTCTAGAGTAGCAGATGAAAAAGTTCCAGAAGATCACGTCTCAAAACCATAGtcaaaatctttttgcttttattctttttaatgcttaatatctggaaaatacaataaataatttttcagtctAGAACAATTAGATGTTATGCTTAATAATAAAACGTTCAAAGaggatgtaaaaataaattaatatcttACTATTTAACTTCAATGACAAAGCAGGTCTCAGGTTCAGACAACTGAGAAATTTTCAGCCATGAAAGATAAATGAACGTGTTCTGCCCTTCTGTAAACACGCAGCTATCATTGAAACCAATGgaagctatatatatatatacacacattttttatacatatatatatatgtgcctGCATCagagggcagaatttggcctaGATCTTACAAAATGGTAGTTTGCAATTGacattcatttgtttttattttttaataacaaatagaACTGCAGAACGTTCATGTATCATACATCTTCCAAATCCTGCAACTGCAACTCATATGAAACGTTAGCTTATAAAAAGTCATCACtgtacaaccttttttttttttaaagtcagtgtcaaaaacataaaaaccagcTAATTTATTAAAACCAGAGATACTGTTTAAGTGCTGAGGTTCGCGTtagcttttttctgctttaagcACAAGAATCTATTACAACTAAAAAGGCAAAAGTGGCTCAGAAAATGACAAACTCTCGAACAACGTACTTGTAGCTTTACTAACACTTATCTGACACTATAGGTGACTGAAAACCAATGTAAACACAATGAGGTACAGGTACCCATGGACATTTCTCACAACTGTGCGAACTGTGGGCCTCATCCTGCAAACGCTCCTGGCTCCAGAGCTTCCTCCCAGGGCTGGACCCACCCAGCCTGACCGCAGTTTCCCAcccggcagcagcccccgccACTGCCGTTTGCAGGAAGGGGTCCCACGATCCTCGTGTCATGCACCAAACACATTGAAAGTGCCTCCGGTTTCAAACTGATGCAGATGTATGTTTCAGGTCTTTAGACTTGAAAAGGTGAAATAGCTTCTGAAAATTCTTATATAAATGCTCCTTTAAAACTATTAGAGGTTTTCCATTTCAAGGTAAATCTAATAAAATATTGAACTGCTTTTAATTAGGCAAATAGAGTTTGCTCTGCTTTTTGTAAAAAAGCAAcaattttcctttgctgtaagGTACTTTATATGTCTCCAGTCCCTCTtccatttattttacagaaagttaAGAGGCACAGCTATTACAATTTTGGTGGTGCAATCGCCTGTGGAGTTCAGAAGCAGCCCTGTAGATTTTTTGTGATGACACTGAATCTTAAATTCATCCCTTTTCACAAGTCTTTCCCCCagtttgttttattctgcttcttcGCTCTTCTCAGAACCACCTCCAGCTGAATTATCTGCCTCATACTTTTTATCAAGAGCATCTTCAAAGGATTTGCCACCGCAGTCGTAGGTTTTACTTGTAGATCCCGTATGTGTTCGAATGCGAGCTCCTGGCTGGTATAACTGCATGGCCGGGCGATCCTAAAAGGAAGGAGACGCGGTTAAGGCTGAGAGAAACCTGTCTGGGACACATATGTGGGATTTTAAAGCAATGGATGTTTGTAAAGAAAGTTGATTTTGTGTTAAATCACTTGACATTTCGTAAgacccaggaaaaaaatggagtgTAATGAAAATTGACTGAGTACTTAATATCTGTCTTGTTTGTAACGCTATTCTTGGGAGCCAGGCATTTTGAATAAATgaagaaagctgtaaaaattaAAGATCCTATGATACATTTGACATAAACAAGGAGAAATACTGCAAACAATTATCAAACACAGTATTACAAGTACAACTCTGGAAAATGCTGCTCCCTTCACTAACATCAACTGCGAAGAACAATAGCCTGCGCACTTGCAACTCTGCAGATGAATTGATGCATATTAATTACAAGCATAAAAAATAAGACAAACCAGAGAACTGTTTAGCAGGTAACAGCTAGAAAATGGTCCTCAGCTGAACTTTACCAATTGATAGTGTGCAGTGCTCTTCAAATCATCAATCATTACCACAATTTGAACATGGAATGCACATTTGAGTTATACATATCCAAACAAGATTGCACAGTTACTGCTCCGCCTCATCACGCCTTCCACACTGAGTCTGAGAGCAGGAGAATTCACCTACTCATAATAAACAAGGTCAATACAATCTGAGCATGCGCAGGCTTTGTGAGCGACCCGATCATACACACGCTGATTTGATCGCTGGAAAATGGAAGAAGGAGCCAGTTCACAAGGAAAAGACACCTCCAACTTGCAAATGGTGATGTTCCGTAGCTCTTGAGAGCACTTTTTAATCTTGAAATCTCAATAATAGAACATACTGTTCAGAAACTCTGCTTCACAAGTCTTTTCCTAGTAAGAGTATTTTACTCTCACAAATACCAGTTTTTAATGTTATGAAGCAACCCATTCACCAAAACCCGAGCTTTTTGACCAAAGCTTTTTGACTTGTTTTAAGTTCagcaaatgaaattaaacagcCTATTTTAAGAcagtggcagagcactgaaatTGTCCCACGTCAAACTATATTAATTTGAAGTcattcttttattctcttttctcattCCCAATATgcatttcccctttttctttctttttccttcacctttctttttttatgctccacttttttctccatctctttagACCAGATATCAAGATTCACCACTGGGCCATGCATCTAGATCATTCTAGTTAGTGCTTTGTACGATGGTATGAAATGCTTAACATGCATCTTTGCATCACAAACAGCTGCATAAAAGTAGATCCTCTGACAAGCAGTGCCCATTGGGAAGTGTATGATAAAGGCTCCAAATGATTTTTCATATCCCAGACTCTGTACCTTGCAGTTCGTATGAAAGCTAGCACAACTGTTACTTACACTGGAAATTTACCATTTTCTATTTAATTCTTACAAACTTCAGAAAGAAGCTTGATCTCTGCCCAAAAACTTGTGTTGGCATTGTTAATTCTATAGGTAAGCTGGAAAACTCAGCCCCTAACTCTTATCTATGTGATAAATACTCTAAGGAAAACAAGTCACAACACTGCAAAAAACTTTACTGGTATTGCTTATTTTGTTTAGGGAACAAATCTAGCACTTGAAGCGTGGACTAATCCAGAAACTCAGGAAGCTACTGCAAGTGCGatgggaagaaataaaagggaGACAGCTTCTTAAGGCTTGACAAAAGGCCCCCAGGACCCACCGTCCACTTCCAAAGTTGCAGATTACTTTGCCAGATTTCAAGAGCAGCATGGCAAGCACGAGGAAAGTTGTTTTCCCCATCTCCCTGTTTCAACTTGCCATTTTTCTGACTGTTCTACAGCTTAAGCTGTGGGTGTATGTGGCAAGTGGCTAATGTGTATATGCAGATAAATCTCAGCCATACCGCCCAGATGACCTTTCATAAACAAAAAGCAGGGCACAGCAGTCCGTCTGTGTTTGCACAAGGTGACTTACGTGACAGGCACAGCGAGTCCACCTGGACTTGCTCTACGCACACTCCATACAGACTCACTCCACACATGACCGGTTTACTCCTTGTGAGCCTTAGCTCATGTCACCGGTTTGAAAGAAGAGTTTCACATGCAGAATAAATTTCTACCCAAAACAGTGTTTTGTTCATCTTTTGTGGAAAATCTAGGATCAGAAGGGACAGAGAATGAGGGTGACAAGGAGAGCCACCTCCTGAAAAGACCCTGGCACATCCATGAAATCAGACAGCCTGAGAAAAATGACGCCCATGTCTCTGGCAGACAATAAGGGACAGCTCTGCGATACACCCTGCTACAGGCCCCGCTTGCACTGGTTTTGCACCTGCTCTTTCCCTGAAAACGACCGTGAGGATAATTTGTCCTGACTAAATGACAGCCTTTTCATACTGGCAGGTATACAATACTGAAGAATTTGCACATTCACACTCTCTGAATACAGTGGTCTCTGAATTAGCTATTTCTCTACATCCTTATAGTTCCTCTACCGAGCAATGCCTGGACAATCCATAACATAATTACTTTATGAACTGGGTAACAGATGTACATTTTTTAAAGACTAGCATGCCACAGTTTTTAAATTTCACGACAGATCAGAAGTATAACACTTTTTAAGACACTCATAAAATACAAGGCTTCCAAGAATAGCGTTCTAAAAATGCTAGGGttgaaaggaagacagaaagtcTTCTATATATTGTAAATATCAACGAGCAGAGACCTGTAACCTTAACTTATTTTAACTGCTGTTGTCCTTTGGTAACAACAGAAAGAAGTCTGagttttactgaaaatgaaataaagaattgctttttttgtAAAAGCAGCTTTGTGCTGAGTTTGCAAAAGTAAAACCTGCGATCTTGAAGCATATTTAACTAATGAAAGATTATCCTAAATGAATAAAAGAACCTTATTTCTTATGCGCTCCTTTTTGGATGCCATGTCATCACACTTGTCCTCTTTACCCAGTTTGTCTACTGCCTCCACAGTGAAGCTGTAGTTGtagttccctttctttcctctgtctggGTTGTATCCTTTCCCCCATTTCAGCTCTTCTTCATTCCTTCTCACAAACTTGTCAAACTCATAGTGAGCTCTATGCTTTCTGCCATCATCCAATCGATACCTTTGTCTTTCAGGTTCTTTTTCTCGAAATCTTCTCTCCAAATCTCTTTGCTCTTTGTCACTATCATTTTGTGACCTAAGAGtatgtataaaaagaaagaaaatccaagcaattaacagtaataaaaagctgctgaaggacagaaTGCAAAGCCTTCCTTTGAATTCAACGGTATTTAGATCAGTTGTATGGCaaggctgttttctttctcattaaaaaggGGCTATGTGCAATCTTGCTGCATGTCTCATCCACGTCTGTCCGACCCTTGGCTATGCATTCGGTTCAGAACAGCAGACAAAGCTTTGCAAGCAAAATCAGATTTTTGTGTAACTATTGTAGAAGGCCCATTCTTCAACTTTTATGCCTCTTTGCAATCCCATAACTAGTTCCCCAATACTCTTCACATAAACACATGCTGCACGATTAGCTCTTGTGGCCTGTTCTTGAGGTGACTCACGTATATGAGTATTCCTTTGAATGGGAACATTCAGGGCCTGAAGGAATTGTGCTGGTATCATGTATCAATTTGTAAAGTTTCACGACTctatttaacaaaaattattcaTTGATACTGCAACACTCAGAAGACATCTGTGAAAATAAACATGTTGCAGGCTTTTGTTCATTATATCTCCAAGTAATGTAGCCTACCTTTGCGTATTTTAAGTGAAAGTCCATTACCTTACCACAACATAATACTTAATTTCTGCTACGCTGCAATGGGTTTATATTATAAAGACTATTAGTTTGCAACATTTTGCTGCCTGTCTGATACAATTTTCAGCTCTCTTATTCACTTCACTGTTCCTGTTCAGCAAGCGGGTGCTTCTCTCATACAGCCAAACTGCAAATAATGAAGAAAGATTACAGAATAGATTGAACTTTAAAAGGAGCAAATACAGGcagtttctttttatatattacatatgtataaatacttaaaattgaAACAGGAAAGTTACTTTTGACAGTCTGTTCCCATTTTAGGAATCTGCTCCCAATTTAGTATGGAGATTTTCTAATGGTATAGTGATCAAACAGTGATATGCTTCTCATTTAGAATGGTTTAATATCAATAAAAGTGTATCTTTtgatatcactttttttttttaataacggAATTGTGAAAATTGTTAGTCTCTGCCATGAACTTGTGTATTGGTGGGGCTGCCAAGACTTGGTCCCCATCtcgggaagagctggaggtcaGCAACAAAACCCGAATTACAGGTAAATTATTCAGCATTTCGCAAGACTGTGCTTGTGTCAGCATAACATATTCGCCAAGTGGAAGCAATGTCCCAGCTGTCACAGACACCTGAATCAATCACAATTACAGAGACACTGTACCTGTAgcatagatacatatatataaaatactatgTTAGCTCTCAAGGGGTATGTGGCTAtaagttgttttgtttcatgtttaaCATGCTATTCTAGACACTAACTCCAAGTTGCAGCAAGGCTCAGAGCATGACCTTCCAAAAAGCCAGAAAGACATCTCAATTTGTTGCTGCAGCATTGCCTGGTACCTGTCTCTTGCCCTGCCTGTTACTGTGGATGAGGAAGGAATGGATGTGCCTGGAAGTAGGCAGGTGACAGGGATACAAACTCCAGTTCAAGCGCAGCTAAGGTAGCCTTCTAAAACACAGTCACAGCAAACAGGCAGGCACGAGTGGAAATGGCGGGGTAAGCAATTACAAACCATGGGCAGATGAGAAAGTTACacagacagagaaacagaaagcagaaataaatggaaGTAAAGGGAATGGAAGCATACTTCTGTTTGGTATCGTTTCAAATCTGCATGTGACCAGGTACACTCATGCACCTACTGATGTTTTAATTTATGGTAGAAAACTATTGCTACTCAGCCTTTAAGCATGGTTTCAAACAGGCAATTCAGTCTCCTGCATGTAGAGTTGAAAGTTACGGTTTATTACTGATTTCTGAGATGGCGACAAAGTAGTTACAACTTTAATTCTTGATTCAGCTGAAATAGCTTATAGCTTGCTACCTAATGGCACCCACTAATACTCATGATGAAATGAGCACTTGGAAAGACAAGTTAACAATTACTGTACCTGTGCAGCCAAAAGGATTCTGTTTTACACCTGGAAAATCTACATTAATGCCTTATTAAGCTTACAGGATCAATAGTAAAAATGTTATACGGCACCACCAAAAGCTTAATACATAAAAAGCCTTACTGATAAACAACTGACTTGCCcctgaaaatgtttctgttgacCCTGTTCTGTTTCCTTTGTTGAAGAACATCAATGAAAGAGTTGCTGAATATTTTCAATTTCCATTAGAGAACATGACATGGAATTTGCCAGCATCTTTCAGGACATACTCAACATATTGAAACACTGAGCCATGTCTGAAGTCCttagtcagaaagaaaaaaaaagatgagtaaTGCATGTAGGATATTATTGGCGAGCGACTTCTTCAATTAGCAAATTCAGTGGGTTTATTTTCCAGTGTTCAAAATTTCTATTCTTTATTATTGTATTTGCCTCCTACTAGGAGAACATTTGCAGCTCCTGCATACTTTTCATAAAAATCAAGAACCTAAGTGGACAAAGGTAAAATTTAAACTACTCAGAATAGCCAGGTAGCCTCCAAATCTCCTAGAGCACAATCTCAAACTTCCTCTAATACTGTGCATATAATACCTTAGGTAAATGATTTAAATGCTCAAGATTGTCCTTATGTACAAGTTGCACATATACATGATACCTCAGATTCAGCTCTTCCCTTTTGCCAAGTACTTTTGAGAGCTTGGCTGAAAAAGTCTAATGAAGAATAAACTATTGTTTACCTCAGCAGCATGTTATTCTTAGTTATGCCTCTTACATATCTTATGGGTGAATCCTGCTTGTGATGGGACACACGTGCCAAAGGACAAGAAAGAGAACCACCTGCTGAAGACATCTGTAAGACGTTTCCAGGCTACTGGAGTTATAGAACTAGGCTATACGTCTTGTTCCTACTATTACATATACAACACAAAAGGCAGTGGGAGAGAGAGACAGCCTTCTGCACCTGTCATAAGGCTGTCATTCACACCTTAACTATTCTGCCATTGTCCCATTTATCAGACACATTTATCTGTTTATTgcagcaaaaatgaagaaagtgTGATGGAAGAGTATGGCATCTGAGACGATTTAGTCTTTGACATCATCAATGGAAGAAGGGCCTTACCTGAGCTCCTGATGGGGAGCAGGTGAAATAACAATGAAACTCTGAATGAATTTTCATGCAGAATCCTTCCAGCATGGGActtcaaaacatttcacaaataACAAATTGCATCCACTAATACTGCCATCGGGTCAGTAAGTTGTTACTAAATGCCTTTTACAAAAAGGACAGTGAGATATTTGTTCACACACAGAATGACATCAGTTCCTTGCTGACAAAACACCCAGCCAATGCACCAGTTATATTATGCTTAAGccttcaaattaaaacatttaggATCTAATTTGGAGCCTAAAAGATAAATATTACTTACTTTTCCTTAAGTTCTTTTAGTGAACCCTCCAGTGATTTGGATTTCATACTTCCAGATCCAGGTGATTTatcccatttgttttcttcaatgTCAGGTTCTTCAcctttttctttgtgcttttcacTGGCCAGCTCATCTCCTTTTTCAGGCTTCTTAAGAAGctaagaaatatttgtttatattatGATGTAAAATTATTCTCCTGTCTGTTGTAATAGACATTTTAACAATGTATTAAACATATCAAAAACCTACTAAGATTGAAGATATTTAAATGCTAGGAATATATTTTACAAAGTATAAAATTTTGCAAGTTACTTAAAGAGGGCATTTTCTTTTGCTAAGGAGTGACAGTCAATAGCAAGCATTCAACTGCACACTTTTCAATATGCTGAGAACACTGGAGAAAGGACTTACCTACTCTTCTCTCTTAAGTTTCATATATAAAGATATTATTACGGTCTATGATTTTTTAGGAATCATGTAACAGAGCTCAATGTTAttgccaataaaataaaaagcagaaccTCTAAGTAAAAAGGAGCAAGATTAATACTTCACTCCATGAAATATCATATATAAAATGTGTTACACATGAACTACTTGGGATAGACTGGCATATAGAAGTAGGTGCTTAGTATAAATACACCCTGACAGAAAACTGGACTGAGGAAAAAATTATGAAGTTATCAGAAAAGATCACATTGCATTTTCACCTTGGAGATTAAGAATTCCAAGACGAGTGTTCCTTTCACAACAAATTACCCACACAGGGCTTGAGCAGTGTCTAGCATTGCAGGAATAATCTTTACAGAAGGACCGACCAATGGTCTCAAACTATTTCTCTAACACttcaagaaaaagcagaacatctCATCAGTCTTTTCATTCCACCGTTTTTTCTGAAATGAGCACAGGTTATTCTCCTATATTTAAAACTTTCTATAATGTTTCTCTCAggtcatattttccttttctttaggaGACAGAACTAGCTTTTAAGGTCATATTGCCACAGATACGTCACAAATACTGGGGTCTTTTGGACAACCAGGTTTGGGAAATAAAGATTAACTCCCTTTTCTTCTGaagtatgtttttctttatgcctaaatattaaaaatctgtAATTCGGCTTCAGAACTTACTGTTTTACACCTAGGTGAAGGCAActatttttcaggaagaaaaggaagaggaaagaagtgCACAGTTCTGTGACTTCTCCCCACCACAAGATCTGGAGTGAGCCTGTGTGCCCTTGCATTAAGCTACAGACTCTTGTATCAGTTCTCCTCTTTAAAAGAGCCTATAAAACCTTTCCAATACTACAAAATTCAGTTCAGTTGAATAGTTATTATCTATGCCACCTTATACAAATAAGGTTTTAGATGCCCTGACATAGCACAAAATATACTCACCTAAGTGAAGTCTTAAAAAGCACCTCTATTCAGATTGTTATAAGGCACCACAGCCTGAAGTTAGCAAGACTTTAAACAGTGTAAGTGAGATACCAAAGGAACTTACGgataaatgcaacagaaaaaaagggttttttcatTAAGGTACCTTgatccttatttctttttcagaaatcttcttttgcttctccaattcttttcttttacgtctttcttcttctctgcgcttccttttctcttcctcccgtAGACGTTTCTTCTCCAATTCTCTTCGCCTTcgttcttcccttttctcttctcgTATTCTCTGAAGAGTTCAAAATGATTAATTGTAAATTGTCCAACGGAAAACCACGTGAAACATAAATGTTGAACTTCAGGCAAAAGTCTGAACGTACCTGCTtttctaattttctatttttaatatattccaaAAGGGGTGTTGTTCTTCTAGCTAAAACACAAAAAATTTGTGATATAGTGTTCAAGTCCTAAAATATGTACTCATTTCTTCACTTTAATACTAACTCCTCTTTTCTAGTTTTATCTGCAAGGGAGCCAAATAATTAATAAACctatttgttttatatatttttgaagGCAATCCCATCATTCTGCTTTAGAAACACTTTGTTCCTTTTTTGCCTTCAGGGTTAGAAGCAACAGAGATTTGTTGCATGATTActtaatgtttaattaaaaagcgTATCTTTTCAGTTCAAGAGAAtggcttttttctcttgctcatCAAATGGTTATTTCACCAAAAAGGTAAGAAATGTGTTCAGAATCTATTcctacattttcattttgtacaTCAAAACCTAGCTATATTGCTGTTCATATACGGCCCACATTAGTTATCTCACATAGCACTTTTTAATCCCAGCTTTCAAAGTACACCatgaaggaaacattttcattctCATACAACATTTCCATTTAACTACCATTTAGCATTCACCTCTCATGGGAAAACAGGATGAATAAGAGGTAAGTCGTTTGTCCCAGGTTACACAGCAAAGTATCAGCAGATTCAATAAAACTGTATCTTctcaaataacaaataaaatgcCTCCTTTACTGGATCACACAGTCATTCTTATGTTACAGAGCTGTCTCCACACTCTGAAATCTAGCCTAAGTCACCTGCCTGAACCATCCCCAAATTCTACAAAAACTTGGAGAACATCAAGTTCTATATCATGTACAGATAGCATTCATGACTGTCAGTACTGAATTCAGACTTGAGTTCATGTACTTACAGCTCTGAGGAGTTACAACAAACTTTGTCAGTCTTAGAGATCCCAGGATCGAGTTACAGAAAATGTTTACTACTAGAAATTGCTCTACAGTTATGTATAGGATTCTTCCTCAAACCAAGAAAATTTTGCTATTGGAATGGACGAcaggatttggaagaaaaatcaaaaaaggaagaaataaagttttCATCAAATTTGAGATGGCATAGCCAAAATCAAGACACAGTTCATATCCCAAAAACATTTGAATGTTTTTGTCTTGAAAGTGTGAATATCCTGGGGACAACCCATTCCTTAATGATAAAACCTTGTTATGCAGTTATGAATGGAAGGCTTGATAGGATTCGGTATTTATTTTTGGCAAATACCACTGGTCaaaagcaacaaccaaaaaagatTGTTGATTTGAGATCTTCCTCCCTCTATCTCTAGATTCCCCATGCtaccccccacctctctctcccaCCTGCCTGTAATTTTGGACAAATTTTAGGTCCCCAGCACCCTTCCTACCAGTCTCTcagctctgcctctctcccctgCTCCCATAAATTGCTCTGTCTGAGCTGTGTCCGCCTCTGGGCACTTTTACATGCTGAAAGCGATCACAAATTGTAACTGGAGGGTCTGGGGAAAGGATAAGCTGCACTCAGAGTCTCGAACTTGACCCGAGTCATTTGATGCAACAGGTTTCATCAGAAATTGTAACTTGAAGTTCAAGGGAGAGAGGCAGCGTGATGAGTACTGTCAGAAGAGGAGAGCAAAAAAGAATGCTTATCAAACCTGAATCTTACCCATCTTATTTATGGGCTTTACTGTAAATGAAAATCTATCagttttttctaaaaaatgtctaagaaattttagaagaaaataaatcacaaaatgaaGGCCTGTGTCAGCAGTaacttttaaattttgtcttgctCTCCACAAACAAGACAGAAGAATGAGCTTACCTTCATCTTGTTACAgagaaaatctgttttatatCTCTCTGTCACACTGAAACTGATGAGCTAATGCATGTGACGTGATGCATAAAACATGTTGGCTTGCGGTAACACTACCTGGAGAAATGCTGAGAATGTGAGGGCCAATTCTGCCAACAAAGTCTTGTGTGTGTCTTTCATTGACTTCATCAGGAGTAACACCTTTGAAACCGGAGATGCAACTAAACCTGTACATAATTTTGCTATAAACATGCTATCCACTGAAGTAATCTTTGTTTTTATGTTGATAGCAATGGCCGCAGTTCTGAAATAAAGCAACTTATTCGGTTTCCCATGATTTAACATAAGCAAAACATTAAAACTCCTAACATAAAGCTGCCTTCAGCCATTATTGTTACTCCGAAATCAGCAGCTCTCAAGACTAAACATTTTCATTGATagaatatttttaagttaatAAAGCTTTCTTGAAATTGTAAACTTTTTGTAAATTGTAAACTTCTTAGAAAATTTTGACTGCTTTTGCGCTGCCGTCAAATAGTAGGGAAGATTTGGGGTAAATAAAAATTCTTGGGGAACCTCCCTATCtagcaaagcaacaaaaaagttttattgGTAACAGAATTATCTAAATGTCCATGCTTCtaatatttccatttcttctaaattatttaaGTTCCAAATCTCTTCAGTCAACTATTAATTTATGCATATGAAGAATAATTAATGCCACTACAGAAATACTTGTCACACAGAGCAGTAACAagtgacaagaggaaatggcctcaaattgcgccagggaaggtttagattggatattaggaaaaacaacttcaccaaaagggttgtcaagccctggaacaggctgcccaggaaagt
Above is a window of Larus michahellis chromosome 1, bLarMic1.1, whole genome shotgun sequence DNA encoding:
- the UPF3A gene encoding LOW QUALITY PROTEIN: regulator of nonsense transcripts 3A (The sequence of the model RefSeq protein was modified relative to this genomic sequence to represent the inferred CDS: deleted 3 bases in 2 codons): MGRGTPARPPPPTLARFRPISGQFSRGFRLAVGSGGGSMRSEREAGSGPMRGGGRDKWSTDIPLRRESPRRDPDPPANPPPPPSPPSPLPPPLHPAPVKQREEKKTALSKVVIRRLPPCLTKEQLEEQLHPLPAHDYFEFCTADPSLYPHLYSRAYINFRNPEDILLFRDRFDGYVFIDNKGLEYPAVVEFAPFQKISKKKLKKKDAKAGSIEDDPEYRKFLESYCADEEKICANPEILLGEIEAKTRELIARRTTPLLEYIKNRKLEKQRIREEKREERRRRELEKKRLREEEKRKRREEERRKRKELEKQKKISEKEIRIKLLKKPEKGDELASEKHKEKGEEPDIEENKWDKSPGSGSMKSKSLEGSLKELKEKSQNDSDKEQRDLERRFREKEPERQRYRLDDGRKHRAHYEFDKFVRRNEEELKWGKGYNPDRGKKGNYNYSFTVEAVDKLGKEDKCDDMASKKERIRNKDRPAMQLYQPGARIRTHTGSTSKTYDCGGKSFEDALDKKYEADNSAGGGSEKSEEAE